One Brachybacterium aquaticum genomic region harbors:
- a CDS encoding glycine cleavage system protein R, which translates to MTTYVLTAIGNDRPGLVAALASAVDEHGGNWVDSQLALLAGKFAGIVQVDLPDDGVEDFLVALAALEDEVGLQVEASAAEPAAAADGAPSRALRLHLLGQDRTGMVREVTTALRSQGATIDGLRSWTREAPEGGGMLFEAEAELRLPGDRDEADVRDALETIAQELMVDLELDADD; encoded by the coding sequence ATGACGACCTACGTTCTGACCGCCATCGGCAATGACCGTCCCGGCCTGGTCGCCGCCCTCGCCTCCGCCGTGGACGAACACGGCGGCAACTGGGTGGACTCTCAGCTCGCCCTGCTCGCCGGCAAGTTCGCCGGCATCGTGCAGGTCGACCTGCCGGACGACGGCGTCGAGGACTTCCTCGTCGCCCTGGCCGCCCTCGAGGACGAGGTGGGCCTGCAGGTCGAGGCCTCCGCCGCCGAGCCCGCCGCCGCGGCGGACGGCGCCCCCTCCCGCGCCCTGCGCCTGCACCTGCTCGGTCAGGACCGCACCGGCATGGTCCGCGAGGTCACCACCGCCCTGCGCTCCCAGGGCGCGACCATCGACGGCCTGCGCTCCTGGACCCGTGAGGCCCCCGAGGGCGGCGGCATGCTCTTCGAGGCCGAGGCGGAGCTGCGCCTGCCCGGCGACCGCGACGAGGCCGACGTGCGCGACGCGCTCGAG